From one Leptospira noumeaensis genomic stretch:
- a CDS encoding S1C family serine protease, whose product MERKTSIPPVVYINFALVFVLLFAIFFPEIRSAVTKLFASPKPISASKQTQAIQIQTSFRNVYREAQQFVVSIRTKKTEMIFHPYAFGESREDRISSIGSGFIIDERGFVVTNYHVIKNAEIIEIIMSDGRIFPARYVGSHERADIALLKIPSNDRFTPAFLGNSDEIEVGDWAIAVGSPYGLEKTFTVGVVSAKSREDLDETGQTHIQTDTAINPGSSGGPLLNIYGEVVGINRMIRSSSGASAGIGFAIPISYAKRVLRQIEQNVGQNIRPATLGVMATAPLPDHRRSLGIPGETIGVLVYDIEPNSSAEKGGLRRYDFIEGANGLQIRHINDLREQVGLVGLGGVLRLKILRDTQEMELSIPLVEAAYKKGQ is encoded by the coding sequence TGAGATTCGATCGGCAGTGACAAAACTGTTTGCTTCTCCAAAACCGATTTCTGCAAGCAAACAAACCCAAGCCATCCAAATCCAAACAAGTTTTCGTAACGTATACCGAGAAGCCCAACAATTTGTAGTTTCTATCCGCACGAAAAAAACAGAGATGATTTTTCATCCCTACGCGTTCGGTGAAAGTAGGGAAGACCGGATTTCCTCAATTGGTAGTGGATTTATCATTGATGAAAGAGGTTTTGTTGTCACGAACTACCATGTCATTAAAAATGCAGAAATCATAGAGATCATCATGTCTGATGGTCGAATTTTCCCGGCGCGTTATGTGGGAAGCCATGAACGTGCTGATATTGCCCTTCTTAAAATTCCAAGTAACGACCGTTTTACTCCCGCATTCCTTGGAAATTCCGATGAAATCGAGGTTGGCGACTGGGCCATTGCTGTTGGGTCTCCTTATGGTTTGGAAAAAACATTTACTGTCGGTGTTGTTTCAGCCAAATCCCGCGAAGATTTGGATGAAACCGGACAAACACATATCCAAACCGATACAGCCATCAATCCAGGTTCAAGTGGTGGTCCTCTCCTCAATATTTACGGGGAAGTGGTGGGGATCAATCGGATGATTCGTTCTTCTTCTGGTGCGAGTGCCGGGATCGGATTTGCCATTCCCATCAGTTATGCCAAACGCGTACTCCGCCAAATCGAACAAAACGTGGGCCAGAACATCCGCCCAGCCACTCTTGGGGTGATGGCGACAGCTCCACTTCCCGACCATAGGCGTTCTTTGGGGATTCCTGGGGAAACCATCGGAGTTTTGGTCTATGACATCGAACCCAATTCCTCGGCGGAAAAAGGGGGACTTCGTCGGTATGACTTTATTGAGGGGGCAAACGGCCTCCAGATTCGCCATATCAATGATTTACGGGAACAAGTGGGACTTGTTGGTCTCGGAGGCGTCTTACGGTTGAAGATATTACGGGATACCCAAGAGATGGAATTATCGATCCCTTTGGTCGAAGCCGCCTATAAAAAAGGCCAGTAA
- a CDS encoding pyridoxal phosphate-dependent aminotransferase codes for MRRNIVHSGADALIYEIRQIVALAKQIEVMGVNITWENIGDPIQKGESIPDWMKDIVSGLVAQNKSWAYTATQGDEETRKFLASKVNERGGAQITSEDILFFNGLGDAVAKIFGFMRREARILGPSPAYSTLSSAEAAHSGYEHLTYELNPDNDWMPDLEDIENKVKYNDSIAGILLINPDNPTGAVYPKEVMREIVKICEKYDIILICDETYAHVNYSEWGSIHLSEVIGDKVCGFALRSISKEYPWPGARCGWLEVFNRKNDPTFERYIKSLLDAKMLEVCSTTLPQLSIPLVYSHPEFLKHLKFRNQKFKKRAEKATSILTGIPGVKVIQPKGAFYLTVLFEDGALKPHMTLPIANTKVGDFVAPLMDKAALDRRFVLHLLASAGICVVPLSSFCCNRNGFRVTLLEEDETKFEWIYTTLAENIRKYLAS; via the coding sequence ATGAGAAGAAATATAGTCCACTCGGGTGCTGACGCACTCATTTATGAAATCCGCCAGATAGTGGCCCTAGCCAAACAAATTGAGGTGATGGGGGTTAACATTACCTGGGAAAATATTGGAGATCCCATCCAAAAAGGGGAATCCATTCCTGATTGGATGAAAGACATCGTCAGTGGACTTGTCGCCCAAAACAAATCTTGGGCCTATACTGCAACGCAAGGGGATGAGGAGACTCGTAAATTTTTGGCTTCCAAAGTCAATGAAAGGGGCGGGGCACAAATCACATCTGAGGACATTCTGTTTTTTAATGGCCTCGGTGATGCCGTGGCAAAAATTTTTGGATTTATGAGAAGGGAAGCAAGGATCCTTGGACCATCTCCCGCCTATTCTACGTTATCTTCTGCTGAAGCGGCACATTCTGGATATGAACATCTAACTTACGAATTAAATCCAGACAACGACTGGATGCCCGACTTAGAAGACATCGAAAACAAAGTAAAGTATAACGATTCTATCGCAGGGATTCTTCTAATCAATCCTGACAATCCAACGGGAGCTGTTTATCCCAAAGAAGTCATGCGAGAGATCGTTAAAATTTGTGAGAAGTATGACATCATTTTAATTTGTGATGAAACTTATGCCCATGTCAATTATTCAGAATGGGGAAGTATCCATTTATCTGAAGTCATTGGAGATAAAGTTTGTGGATTTGCACTTAGATCGATTTCGAAAGAATACCCTTGGCCTGGAGCTCGTTGTGGTTGGCTTGAAGTGTTCAATCGTAAAAACGATCCAACTTTTGAAAGATACATTAAGTCATTGTTAGATGCAAAAATGTTGGAAGTTTGTTCTACAACTCTTCCACAACTTTCGATCCCACTGGTTTATTCCCATCCAGAATTTTTAAAACACTTAAAGTTTAGAAATCAGAAATTCAAAAAAAGAGCAGAAAAAGCTACTTCTATCCTGACTGGAATCCCTGGAGTGAAAGTCATCCAACCAAAGGGAGCTTTTTATTTAACAGTTCTTTTTGAGGATGGGGCTTTAAAACCACATATGACCCTTCCTATAGCAAATACTAAGGTTGGTGATTTTGTAGCACCGCTAATGGATAAAGCGGCACTTGATCGAAGATTCGTATTACACTTATTAGCTTCTGCAGGTATCTGCGTGGTTCCTCTTAGTTCCTTTTGTTGTAATCGAAATGGCTTTCGTGTCACTTTACTTGAGGAAGATGAAACAAAGTTTGAATGGATTTATACAACACTTGCGGAAAACATCAGGAAGTATCTAGCCTCTTAA
- the murI gene encoding glutamate racemase, which translates to MNSHGRYKIGIFDSGLGGLSVLRTLWKETSNIDYIYFGDLINSPYGQKSKAEVLELSKNAFEYLIEKDCEAVLFACNTATSAAADFLRTKHSIPIFGMEPALKPAVSQNPGVKIAVFATDLTLKEDKFKTLVSGFPLGTEILPVPCEGLAKLIDKDLWEDAWNLFDSKIKSVVKDCDIFVLGCTHYIFLKERILYNYPKVKVYDGNLGTTLHMKKVLNLPDFQENKNQLDILLNTSDSDYVHLAGRIAKTITPNHTLSLINTTTGKLHV; encoded by the coding sequence ATGAACTCTCACGGTAGATATAAAATTGGAATTTTTGATTCAGGTCTCGGAGGACTTTCGGTACTCCGCACTTTGTGGAAAGAAACATCCAATATTGATTATATCTATTTTGGTGATTTGATTAATTCCCCCTACGGTCAAAAATCTAAAGCAGAAGTATTGGAACTTTCGAAAAATGCCTTTGAGTATTTGATTGAAAAGGATTGTGAAGCAGTGTTGTTTGCATGTAACACTGCCACTTCGGCAGCGGCAGATTTCCTTCGGACAAAACATTCCATTCCTATTTTTGGAATGGAACCTGCTTTAAAACCTGCTGTGAGTCAAAACCCTGGTGTTAAAATTGCTGTATTTGCAACCGACTTAACTTTAAAAGAAGACAAATTTAAAACTTTGGTTTCAGGATTTCCCTTAGGAACAGAAATACTTCCCGTCCCTTGCGAAGGGTTAGCTAAACTAATCGATAAAGACCTTTGGGAAGATGCATGGAATCTCTTTGATTCTAAAATTAAATCAGTCGTTAAAGATTGTGATATTTTTGTGTTAGGTTGTACTCATTATATCTTTTTAAAAGAACGTATTTTATACAATTACCCAAAAGTAAAAGTATATGATGGAAATTTGGGGACCACTCTTCATATGAAAAAAGTTCTAAATTTACCAGATTTCCAAGAGAATAAAAACCAATTAGATATCCTTCTGAATACTTCGGATTCTGATTATGTACATCTTGCGGGAAGGATTGCAAAAACAATCACTCCAAATCATACTCTTTCCCTTATCAATACTACTACAGGAAAACTTCATGTCTGA
- the purM gene encoding phosphoribosylformylglycinamidine cyclo-ligase, with the protein MSDPNKVTYKDAGVDTEKGQEFVKRIKTNVASTHNKNVLGGLGGFAACYDVSFLKSYNEPILLSGTDGVGTKLQVARLLDVHDTVGIDLVAMCVNDILVNGGKPLFFQDYIACGKLYLPRMEAIVSGIVKGCLLADCSLVGGETAEHPGVMPDDEYDLAGFVVGVVEKQKMIDGKSIKPGDTIIGLGSSGPHSNGFSLIRKLLLKDGKLPSSTSELEFLNDHVFKPTKIYVKTILSLIEKFSIKGMVHITGGGFYENIPRVLPTGIGAEINFIPESYVFSKLEKDYSLDRHDMYGTFNMGIGYILVVDTNIVDSVITELQNLGESAYVIGKTDDTGKISIK; encoded by the coding sequence ATGTCTGATCCAAACAAAGTTACATACAAAGACGCAGGTGTTGATACCGAAAAAGGACAGGAGTTTGTAAAAAGAATCAAAACAAATGTGGCCTCAACTCATAATAAAAATGTTTTGGGTGGTCTCGGTGGTTTTGCTGCCTGTTACGATGTTAGTTTTTTGAAATCATATAATGAACCCATCCTTTTGTCCGGGACTGATGGTGTGGGAACCAAACTTCAAGTAGCTCGATTGTTAGATGTTCATGATACTGTTGGGATTGATCTCGTAGCGATGTGTGTGAATGACATTCTTGTGAATGGAGGAAAACCTTTATTTTTTCAAGATTACATTGCCTGTGGTAAACTTTATTTACCAAGAATGGAAGCCATTGTTTCGGGAATTGTAAAAGGATGTCTTTTGGCTGATTGTTCTCTTGTGGGTGGTGAAACGGCGGAACACCCAGGTGTGATGCCTGACGACGAATACGATTTGGCTGGTTTTGTAGTTGGTGTAGTTGAAAAACAGAAGATGATAGATGGAAAATCCATTAAACCTGGTGATACAATCATTGGGCTTGGTTCTTCTGGCCCACATAGCAATGGTTTTTCGCTAATTCGCAAACTTTTATTAAAAGACGGTAAATTGCCTTCTTCCACTTCTGAATTAGAATTTTTGAATGATCATGTTTTTAAACCCACAAAAATTTATGTAAAAACGATTCTGTCTTTAATCGAAAAGTTTTCAATCAAAGGGATGGTACATATTACTGGTGGTGGTTTTTACGAAAACATTCCCAGGGTATTGCCTACAGGGATTGGTGCTGAAATCAATTTCATTCCAGAAAGTTATGTTTTTTCCAAATTAGAAAAAGACTATAGTTTGGATCGTCATGATATGTATGGAACTTTTAATATGGGGATCGGTTATATTTTGGTAGTTGATACAAACATTGTGGACTCAGTCATTACCGAATTACAAAATTTAGGTGAGTCGGCTTATGTGATCGGTAAAACCGACGATACAGGTAAAATTTCGATTAAATAG
- a CDS encoding PAS domain-containing protein: MAIIIYFLSKQSRSEVRLGYTAIFLAVLVFRNFALFIFGDGNEIIFFFFSESCSIFGSYLLIAAVFPIASKRFHPSQIYFLSVFIYVLFVSFLLTDLSFFWKALPSSIFNAIALTLFGIIVFSLDTYPKVFRIFFLTVCLIIASQRLTFPYLFSLEWYRPLGYIINTLFMFLFGVGCILFNFNIQTNKLNLSLGELELLQKTIKDVNVRLLIMYNQLPAIIYNIEFLPEPRTSYISPKIEEITGYGLNYFYDNSNFFKDIVIPEDQHKISELYAGNSPIILRMIHANGSLIWTEHYANVSFDILGIEKRIDVVALDITKSKKTEISLLQEKNLNTTVFDNAANLILLTDAKGLIESINSATETILGLRKNEAVGNYIQDVILLPEDRDYLKAVLDDINEFQKIAESLILRCVTTSNRILYLEWRLGIIRDSRNEPSKIIWIGIDQTSKRSAEIELKELNKSLEEKVKARTQELQASNFELNSALFALREAQQKLIQNEKMVSLGQLVSGLAHEINNPIGMIKSSVETLISEWEEEKIHDSSIRINELIQFILDTDPGGLRILTGLSNRQARKSMVENFKLHSVHLEEELAELFVDSGIRNLSNAVITKIKTVIRNQEDFQILRRLLLVKQSSEHILYSVKRLSKITYTLKNFAGLQSNLELSDYSLTDTIHSAISLYKEHFLRDINLILNLEYNGNVRCIQGDLVQLWSQIIWNSIQAVAVKGTLQIRSFKRSDVIYVEIEDSGIGIPQENHSKIFMPFFSTKTTGDGLGLGLYLVKEIANRHNANIDFESTQGRTIFKVSFPVTI; the protein is encoded by the coding sequence ATGGCGATTATTATTTATTTTCTTTCAAAACAATCTAGATCAGAAGTTCGCCTTGGTTACACAGCTATTTTTCTTGCAGTCTTGGTTTTCAGAAATTTTGCTCTTTTTATTTTTGGAGACGGGAACGAAATTATATTCTTTTTCTTTTCTGAAAGTTGTTCCATTTTTGGTTCTTACTTATTGATTGCAGCAGTTTTTCCCATTGCAAGCAAAAGGTTCCATCCTTCCCAAATTTACTTTTTATCCGTATTCATTTATGTATTATTTGTTTCGTTTTTGTTAACAGATCTAAGTTTTTTTTGGAAAGCTTTACCTTCTTCTATTTTCAACGCAATTGCGCTGACTCTATTTGGGATCATTGTTTTTAGCCTGGACACATACCCTAAAGTTTTTCGAATCTTCTTTCTAACAGTTTGCCTTATCATCGCATCACAAAGACTCACCTTCCCTTATCTTTTTAGTTTAGAATGGTATAGACCACTGGGCTATATCATTAATACCTTATTTATGTTTTTATTTGGAGTAGGTTGTATTTTATTCAACTTCAATATCCAAACGAATAAGTTAAACTTATCGCTAGGAGAATTAGAGTTATTACAAAAAACCATCAAAGATGTAAACGTACGACTCCTCATCATGTACAACCAACTGCCTGCTATTATTTATAATATTGAATTTTTACCGGAACCTCGAACTTCTTACATCAGCCCAAAAATTGAAGAAATTACCGGTTATGGCCTAAATTACTTTTATGATAATTCAAACTTTTTTAAAGATATCGTCATTCCTGAAGACCAACATAAAATTTCTGAACTTTATGCAGGGAACTCGCCTATCATCTTAAGAATGATCCATGCCAATGGTTCTCTCATTTGGACGGAACACTATGCAAATGTTTCTTTTGATATTTTAGGGATTGAAAAACGAATTGATGTGGTTGCACTAGATATCACAAAATCTAAAAAAACGGAAATATCGTTACTCCAAGAGAAAAACTTAAACACAACTGTTTTCGATAATGCTGCCAATTTAATTTTGTTAACCGATGCCAAAGGACTTATCGAAAGTATCAATTCAGCTACAGAAACAATTTTAGGTCTTCGAAAAAACGAAGCGGTCGGGAATTACATTCAAGATGTGATTTTACTCCCGGAAGATCGTGATTACTTAAAAGCAGTTTTAGACGATATAAATGAATTTCAGAAAATTGCAGAAAGTTTGATCTTACGCTGTGTAACGACTTCCAATCGTATTTTGTATTTAGAATGGAGACTTGGGATCATTCGCGATAGTCGCAATGAACCATCAAAAATCATTTGGATTGGAATTGACCAAACTTCAAAACGGTCAGCAGAAATTGAACTAAAAGAACTTAACAAATCTTTGGAAGAAAAAGTTAAGGCAAGAACCCAAGAACTCCAAGCCAGTAACTTTGAACTCAATTCTGCCCTATTTGCTTTAAGGGAGGCACAACAAAAGTTAATTCAAAATGAAAAGATGGTTTCTCTTGGCCAACTAGTCTCTGGACTCGCACATGAAATCAACAATCCGATTGGAATGATCAAATCATCTGTGGAAACATTGATATCGGAATGGGAAGAAGAAAAAATTCACGATTCCAGCATTCGTATCAATGAACTCATTCAATTTATCCTAGATACCGACCCCGGGGGGCTCCGAATTTTAACAGGTTTATCGAATCGTCAGGCACGTAAATCAATGGTTGAAAATTTTAAACTTCATTCTGTGCATTTAGAAGAAGAACTGGCAGAACTATTTGTTGATTCTGGAATCCGAAATCTTTCCAACGCAGTCATAACAAAAATTAAAACCGTCATTCGTAACCAAGAAGATTTTCAAATTTTACGAAGACTGTTACTTGTAAAACAATCTTCAGAACATATTTTATATTCCGTAAAAAGACTTTCTAAAATTACTTATACCTTAAAAAACTTTGCAGGACTTCAATCAAATCTTGAACTCAGCGATTATTCATTAACAGATACCATCCATTCCGCAATCTCCTTATATAAGGAACATTTTTTACGCGATATCAACCTAATACTCAACCTAGAGTATAATGGCAATGTTAGGTGCATCCAGGGAGATTTAGTTCAACTCTGGAGCCAAATCATTTGGAACTCCATCCAAGCAGTAGCAGTCAAAGGTACATTACAAATTCGAAGTTTTAAACGATCAGACGTAATTTATGTAGAAATTGAAGACTCAGGGATAGGGATTCCACAAGAAAACCATTCAAAAATATTCATGCCATTTTTCTCAACTAAAACGACGGGAGATGGACTGGGACTTGGGTTGTATCTTGTGAAAGAAATTGCAAACAGGCACAATGCCAATATTGATTTTGAATCAACCCAAGGAAGGACTATCTTTAAGGTTAGTTTTCCAGTGACTATTTAA
- a CDS encoding response regulator — translation MASILVVDDSPTVLNIVRLALSSQGHSVQACNTGEKAIEILNSDPSIRLGIFDFNMPGLSGVNLIKESKKIIKNKDFKIIVLSGENKPDIISNALFNGADAWMVKPFNNEQLIKQVAELFENDVSF, via the coding sequence ATGGCATCTATCCTCGTAGTGGACGACTCTCCAACGGTTCTAAACATTGTCCGTTTAGCTCTCAGTAGCCAAGGACATTCCGTACAAGCATGTAACACAGGTGAAAAAGCAATTGAAATTCTAAATTCTGATCCGTCCATTCGGTTGGGAATTTTTGATTTTAATATGCCCGGACTTAGTGGTGTGAACTTAATCAAAGAGTCAAAAAAAATCATCAAAAATAAAGATTTCAAGATCATTGTTTTGTCTGGCGAAAATAAACCAGATATTATTTCTAATGCATTGTTTAATGGAGCAGATGCTTGGATGGTAAAACCATTTAACAATGAGCAGTTGATAAAACAGGTAGCGGAGTTATTCGAAAACGATGTTTCCTTTTGA
- a CDS encoding response regulator produces the protein MARILTVDDAPAVLKILNLVLTTEGHEVTSASNGMEALQKIEVSGFDIGIFDVNMPGMTGIELTEKTLKTENGKSMKIVMLTTESSDEMKNKGKAAGAVGWLVKPFANESLVKLISQLT, from the coding sequence ATGGCTAGAATACTCACAGTAGATGATGCACCAGCGGTATTAAAAATTTTGAACTTGGTGTTAACAACAGAAGGTCACGAGGTTACATCGGCATCGAACGGAATGGAAGCACTTCAAAAAATTGAAGTTAGTGGATTCGATATAGGAATTTTTGATGTGAACATGCCTGGAATGACCGGAATTGAATTAACGGAAAAAACTCTAAAAACAGAAAATGGTAAATCTATGAAAATTGTTATGTTAACAACAGAGTCTAGTGATGAGATGAAAAACAAAGGTAAAGCAGCCGGTGCCGTTGGTTGGCTTGTAAAACCGTTTGCAAACGAATCCTTAGTCAAATTAATTTCTCAACTAACTTAA
- a CDS encoding hybrid sensor histidine kinase/response regulator, whose amino-acid sequence MIPHSLLLESQHTDSLANTLKEIGYTFERVKSLDDVTKTLEGGKFHFFIFHITDVENGEAQKQLTELLENYPQTLIILITDSTKWDITATLLKQHKVYDFIQTPIDLSHLQFTLDRSFQYLLTKQKSQLINEAENHLYKRMVEIFDWKKSLSHKENENIAADIIHQMNINLFQGSGIGTLMSVVSILISKSKLDLEGKNYSIPKPVMDLLSENYEAAKSMFDSMSISQSVIDDEMVVKNLDSPTKLLSIIQTETETLNEALNIKSQKINLSQIPASVTGKKIHFDEAKLSYVVREIFLNAIKYSREKDIIYLIFFHKENFLELKVINPAYQNNDGTNGIPEKYESFVFEPFFRISSVVDDSYAKFEQFRFGLGLPLVKKIMDQHQANVQIYNIENNFRNENTKDICLTIRFPLIEEEK is encoded by the coding sequence ATGATTCCGCATAGTTTACTTCTAGAATCTCAACATACAGATTCGCTAGCAAATACTTTAAAAGAAATTGGTTATACCTTTGAAAGAGTTAAATCATTAGATGATGTTACCAAAACACTCGAAGGAGGAAAGTTTCATTTTTTCATTTTCCATATCACCGATGTTGAAAATGGTGAAGCCCAAAAGCAACTAACGGAACTACTAGAAAACTACCCGCAGACACTCATCATCCTTATCACCGATAGCACAAAATGGGATATCACTGCGACTCTTCTGAAACAACATAAAGTTTATGATTTCATTCAAACTCCTATTGATCTTAGCCATTTACAATTTACCCTAGATAGATCTTTTCAATATTTATTAACAAAACAAAAGTCGCAATTGATCAATGAAGCCGAAAACCATCTGTATAAAAGGATGGTAGAAATTTTTGATTGGAAAAAGTCACTCTCACACAAAGAAAACGAAAACATAGCCGCAGACATCATCCACCAAATGAATATTAATTTATTTCAAGGCAGTGGGATCGGAACTTTGATGAGTGTTGTCAGTATTTTAATTTCGAAAAGTAAACTGGACTTAGAGGGAAAAAACTATTCCATTCCGAAACCAGTAATGGATCTACTTTCTGAAAATTACGAAGCTGCGAAAAGTATGTTTGATAGTATGTCGATTTCACAATCAGTGATTGATGATGAAATGGTTGTGAAAAATTTGGATTCACCTACAAAACTACTTTCGATCATCCAAACTGAAACAGAAACATTAAACGAAGCATTAAATATCAAATCCCAAAAAATAAATTTAAGCCAAATTCCAGCCTCAGTCACCGGAAAAAAAATTCATTTTGATGAAGCTAAACTTTCCTATGTAGTCCGAGAAATTTTCTTAAATGCGATCAAATACTCAAGAGAAAAGGATATAATTTATTTAATTTTCTTTCATAAAGAAAATTTTCTCGAACTTAAGGTGATTAACCCTGCTTATCAAAACAATGATGGAACCAATGGGATCCCGGAAAAGTATGAGTCCTTCGTATTTGAACCATTTTTTAGAATTTCATCCGTTGTTGATGATAGTTATGCCAAATTCGAACAATTCCGATTCGGGTTAGGATTACCATTAGTAAAAAAAATTATGGACCAACACCAAGCTAACGTTCAAATCTATAATATTGAAAACAATTTTAGAAATGAAAACACAAAAGATATATGTTTAACAATTCGATTCCCATTGATAGAAGAGGAGAAATAA
- a CDS encoding protein-glutamate methylesterase/protein-glutamine glutaminase: MNKHTVIVVDDQRSVRSMIKRWIESDPNWEVIGEAANPFEARDLIVEKQPEVMTLDVHMPGMDGIVFLKKLLPQHPMPVIMFSSSTTEGASITLEALEAGAFDYVTKPIGTPESLTEAKEDLLSKLKESLNFNKSNINGSLKTQLSFPNKEKRKTNFKRKFILIGSSTGGTTALRKLLDDVDETFPPILIAQHMPENFTALFAQRLNAELKVQVKEAKDKEILQPGHVYIAPGNYHLGIQKIGSEYYTRITQTDKKNGHRPSVDVLFESAAEKEIAGSSIGIILTGMGNDGAKGLLQLKEQGCLTIGQNRETCVVYGMPKVAYELGAVTYQVPLDEIVDKIKEVGSL, translated from the coding sequence ATGAATAAACACACTGTCATAGTTGTCGACGACCAAAGATCCGTTAGAAGTATGATCAAACGTTGGATCGAATCTGATCCAAATTGGGAAGTCATTGGAGAAGCTGCCAATCCATTTGAAGCCAGGGACTTAATAGTAGAAAAACAACCAGAAGTAATGACCTTAGATGTTCATATGCCCGGCATGGATGGAATTGTTTTTTTGAAAAAACTTCTTCCGCAACATCCAATGCCTGTCATTATGTTTAGCTCTTCCACAACAGAAGGAGCATCCATTACACTGGAAGCACTAGAAGCAGGAGCTTTTGATTACGTCACAAAACCAATTGGAACCCCGGAAAGTTTAACCGAAGCCAAAGAAGATTTACTTTCGAAACTGAAGGAAAGTTTAAACTTCAACAAATCAAACATTAACGGTAGTCTAAAAACTCAACTTTCGTTCCCAAACAAAGAAAAACGAAAAACTAATTTCAAACGAAAGTTCATTTTGATTGGATCTTCAACCGGGGGAACAACAGCATTACGGAAGTTACTTGATGATGTCGACGAGACATTCCCTCCAATACTCATTGCCCAACATATGCCTGAAAACTTCACAGCTCTATTTGCTCAAAGATTAAATGCAGAACTAAAAGTCCAAGTGAAAGAAGCTAAAGATAAGGAAATTTTACAACCAGGACATGTTTACATTGCACCAGGAAATTACCATTTAGGAATTCAAAAAATAGGTTCTGAATATTATACTCGAATCACCCAAACAGATAAAAAAAATGGACACAGACCTTCCGTTGATGTATTATTTGAATCCGCTGCCGAAAAGGAAATCGCAGGAAGTAGTATTGGAATTATATTAACTGGAATGGGAAATGACGGGGCCAAAGGTTTATTACAACTAAAAGAACAAGGTTGCCTTACCATCGGACAAAACAGAGAAACTTGTGTAGTTTATGGGATGCCAAAAGTGGCTTATGAATTAGGAGCCGTTACCTACCAAGTCCCACTCGACGAAATCGTAGATAAAATCAAGGAAGTAGGATCCTTATGA